One genomic segment of Hydra vulgaris chromosome 14, alternate assembly HydraT2T_AEP includes these proteins:
- the LOC136091010 gene encoding uncharacterized protein LOC136091010, with product MRRGKHGTDAFRGQVQAFQDQELNNSEIARRLGCCCKNVINTIDLFNNNGSLSNRKRKSCKRKTNHTEDAAILRIAKLNAFADAPKIKHQIAQNLQVNLSVSTVKSRSRENELFGRVARKKPLVSKRNLVCRLKFAKQCVQKELRFLKNLL from the coding sequence atgaGACGAGGAAAACATGGAACAGATGCGTTTCGAGGACAGGTACAAGCATTTCAAGATCAAGAATTAAACAACTCTGAAATAGCTCGAAGATTGGgttgttgttgtaaaaatgttatcaatactattgatttatttaataataatggtTCATTAAGTAACAGAAAACGCAAGTCTTGCAAACGAAAAACAAACCATACAGAAGACGCAGCCATTCTCCGTATTGCCAAGCTAAATGCTTTTGCTGACGCACCAAAAATTAAACATCAAATTGCTCAAAATTTACAAGTCAATTTATCTGTCAGCACTGTCAAAAGTCGTTCACGCGAAAATGAGCTATTTGGAAGAGTTGCCCGAAAAAAACCATTGGTCTCAAAACGCAATCTAGTCTGTCGTTTAAAGTTTGCAAAACAGTGCGTACAGAAGGAGTtacgttttttgaaaaatttgcttTAG